From one Mustela nigripes isolate SB6536 chromosome 16, MUSNIG.SB6536, whole genome shotgun sequence genomic stretch:
- the CEP295NL gene encoding protein DDC8 homolog: protein MNRGKNTQQTLWPSPLHRGLSRWHRSGGPGPHYHLQRHGSRCRHLEGCGVCPSQLPRISHVTVHRVQVGPPAGSEGTASDRGTVGIAAHGREGPWSLLWAWRRLVAHKQVSPAAWQGLVSAGGRLERLAGGARSSQNALGGRVCRGRAGFAWAGRGNCGSPAPRALLPALGSRHRRSEAVSAQVTNMKRNADRAAGLSPSPEQQAPRLQQKHRLLQVREKGPLALQRQDLPQPKSPQPPRLAEELEAPGQPQHGRGLEHLYLAHRLGAGGGQAREHRPDSKGPAQRGTARPPRAREKHRAAVQEEKSHRDHREGLAGQQARLTQAQRRAAGPEKLGAPRAAGLTRRPLCPREQNKSKRPPLMKARGGHRPADPWGSRGVDREAFLAVPGAFGHLQRRERGGARDRRRRPGKGTAPPGQGRAHCSLDQSPEGNTEDPEQPWPICWTHGGGAAPQACLCRRGDKSRWQRELEFAFRELFNTSRELKKHLSLHLALGPAADPSAGDELSPRDLQEPRGESQRHQPAVGPAADVEPGTEPTGPAQAKAPESRTSLEEFLSNLKNQKYLRPTTFPSKTMSEPLSPKAGVFIGAENRLLGGLGSREALARPDPLAGGPRRRFLQEQADGASLVALWRRPDGLLEPVPGTGPPGLSWEARSQAGLEGQREQRRAGPACLTSYSSLDPEEEGACAGDTTSPWASSFILDDDRHSQMIHDLQQQIEEQNKLHKQFLAEARKRLQEFQRI, encoded by the exons ATGAACCGCGGTAAAAACACGCAGCAAACACTATGGCCCAGCCCGTTGCACAGAGGCCTCTCGCGATG GCATCGTTCCGGGGGCCCAGGGCCCCACTACCACCTACAGCGTCATGGCAGCAGATGCCGACACTTGGAGGGCTGCGGGGTCTGTCCCAGCCAACTGCCACGGATCAGCCACGTGACCGTCCACCGCGTGCAGGTTGGGCCCCCTGCAGGTTCTGAGGGCACC gcCTCTGATCGTGGCACAGTCGGCATCGCTGCTCATGGGCGTGAGGGGCCCTGGAGTCTGCTCTGGGCCTGGCGCCGGCTGGTCGCCCACAAGCAGGTCTCCCCCGCGGCCTGGCAGGGGCTCGTCTCTGCTGGAGGGCGACTGGAGCGACTGGCCGGGG GGGCTCGCTCTTCTCAGAACGCTCTGGGCGGCAGAGTGTGTCGTGGTCGTGCGGGCTTCGCGTGGGCCGGCCGTGGCAACTGTGGCTCTCCGGCCCCTCGCGCCTTGCTTCCTGCTCTTGGCTCCCGCCACCGTCGCTCTGAAGCCGTGTCCGCACAGGTCACcaacatgaaaagaaatgcagACAGAGCCGCCGGGCTGAGTCCCAGCCCCGAACAGCAGGCCCCGCGCTTACAGCAGAAGCACAGGTTGCTGCAGGTCCGCGAGAAGGGACCCCTGGCCCTGCAGAGACAAGACCTCCCTCAGCCGAAGAGCCCACAGCCCCCGCGCCTGGCCGAGGAGCTGGAGGCCCCCGGCCAGCCCCAGCACGGCCGGGGCCTGGAGCACCTGTACTTAGCCCATCGGTTAGGTGCTGGGGGAGGACAGGCCAGGGAGCACCGGCCTGACTCGAAGGGGCCGGCCCAGCGAGGAACAGCCCGGCCGCCCAGGGCCCGGGAAAAGCACAGAGCAGCCGTCCAAGAAGAGAAGAgtcacagagatcacagagaagggCTGGCTGGACAGCAGGCCCGGCTCACCCAGGCCCAGAGGAGAGCCGCGGGCCCCGAGAAGCTGGGGGCTCCCAGAGCCGCAGGCCTCACCCGTCGCCCCCTCTGCCCCCGCGAGCAGAATAAGAGCAAGCGACCGCCTTTGATGAAGGCCCGCGGTGGCCACCGTCCCGCTGAcccctgggggagcagaggggtggACAGAGAAGCGTTCTTGGCTGTCCCCGGGGCGTTCGGGCatctgcagagaagagagagaggaggagcccgGGACAGGAGGCGGCGGCCGGGAAAGGGGACAGCTCCTCCGGGTCAGGGCCGCGCCCATTGCTCTCTGGATCAGAGCCCCGAGGGAAACACAGAGGACCCAGAACAGCCGTGGCCCATCTGCTGGACCCACGGAGGGGGTGCTGCGCCCCAGGCGTGTCTCTGCAGACGCGGGGACAAGAGCAGgtggcagagggagctggagttCGCCTTCCGGGAGCTGTTCAACACCAGCAGGGAGCTGAAGAAGCACTTGAGCTTGCACCTTGCCCTGGGGCCCGCGGCGGATCCGAGCGCCGGGGACGAGCTCAGCCCCCGCGACCTGCAGGAACCGAGGGGGGAGTCCCAGCGCCACCAGCCAGCGGTGGGCCCAGCAGCGGACGTGGAGCCCGGCACGGAGCCCACGGGGCCAGCGCAGGCAAAGGCCCCCGAGTCCCGAACCAGCTTGGAGGAGTTCTTGAGCAACCTCAAGAACCAGAAATATCTCAGGCCGACCACGTTCCCGTCTAAGACCATGAGTGAACCGTTGTCTCCCAAGGCGGGGGTGTTTATCGGTGCAGAGAACCGGCTCCTGGGTGGCCTGGGCTCCAGGGAGGCGCTGGCCAGACCCGACCCACTGGCGGGGGGCCCCCGGCGCCGGTTCCTGCAAGAACAGGCAGACGGAGCCAGCCTCGTGGCCTTGTGGCGGAGACCAGATGGGCTGCTGGAGCCGGTGCCCGGGACGGGGCCCCCGGGGCTGAGCTGGGAAGCCCGCTCCCAGGCCGGgctggaagggcagagagaacagagaagggcAGGCCCGGCCTGCCTGACGTCTTACTCCTCCCTAGACCCCGAGGAGGAAGGGGCGTGTGCCGGTGACACCACTTCCCCCTGGGCCTCCAGCTTCATCCTTGACGATGACAGGCACAGTCAGATGATCCATGACCTTCAGCAGCAAATTGAAGAGCAAAACAAGTTGCACAAGCAATTTCTCGCAGAAGCCAGGAAACGCTTGCAAGAGTTTCAGAGGATATGA